The Chloroflexota bacterium genome includes a window with the following:
- the rpsK gene encoding 30S ribosomal protein S11: MPKKRKTGVRRRERKQIAEGKAYITSTFNNTIITLTDQKGNVISWGSSGTAGFKGSRKGTPYAAQLAAQGAAQKAKEHGLRQVEVYIRGPGSGREAAIRAIQASGILVTGIRDVTPVPHNGCRPRKRRRV; encoded by the coding sequence ATGCCTAAGAAAAGGAAAACCGGAGTAAGAAGGCGAGAGCGTAAGCAGATTGCTGAAGGCAAGGCTTACATTACATCCACCTTTAATAATACAATCATTACTCTTACTGACCAGAAGGGCAATGTCATCTCTTGGGGGAGTTCCGGCACAGCTGGGTTTAAGGGCTCTCGAAAAGGCACTCCCTATGCGGCTCAATTGGCAGCGCAAGGAGCTGCCCAGAAAGCCAAAGAACACGGTTTGCGTCAGGTCGAGGTATATATCCGCGGTCCTGGTAGCGGCCGCGAAGCAGCAATCCGAGCAATCCAGGCTTCAGGGATTTTGGTTACCGGCATTAGGGACGTAACTCCCGTTCCGCATAATGGTTGCCGACCTCGTAAGAGAAGGCGAGTGTAG
- a CDS encoding DNA-directed RNA polymerase subunit alpha encodes MAGLALPKVECVEGTETYGRFIAEPVEDGFGVTLGNSLRRVLLSSLPGAAITWVMINGVQHEFSTIPHVKEDTIDFLLNVKAIRIRHFAQHSGKLRLEVEGEGQVCAGDIKPSADFEIVNPELYLATLDSPKAKLDIEFNVEIGRGYVPASSSDSLPIGAIPIDAIFTPVRQVNYSVEPSSLREGSKQEKLILEIWTDGSVSPIEAISQSAAVLIEQFGCFRELTKAITQAGAEVVWQRLIPPEQYLMPLDQLHLSTHTYNSLRRGGVTTLGQILERGLDGLCALAGFGAKSREEVEAALKLLNLPFIPEAKEKKEKKRASSASASEQTESAEEIEGKTTD; translated from the coding sequence TTGGCAGGATTAGCACTACCAAAGGTAGAATGTGTCGAAGGCACCGAAACCTATGGCCGTTTTATTGCTGAACCTGTGGAGGACGGTTTCGGAGTCACATTAGGTAATAGCCTACGCAGGGTGCTTCTTAGCTCTCTGCCTGGTGCTGCAATAACTTGGGTCATGATTAATGGTGTCCAGCATGAATTCTCAACAATCCCCCACGTTAAAGAGGATACTATAGATTTTCTGCTTAACGTCAAAGCGATACGCATTCGTCATTTTGCCCAGCACTCTGGGAAGCTAAGACTGGAGGTTGAGGGAGAAGGGCAAGTCTGTGCGGGTGACATTAAGCCATCGGCGGATTTCGAAATTGTTAACCCTGAGCTTTATCTGGCTACCCTGGACTCGCCAAAGGCTAAACTTGATATCGAGTTTAATGTTGAGATAGGTAGAGGTTATGTGCCGGCCAGTTCCAGCGACAGCCTACCCATTGGGGCGATTCCCATAGATGCTATTTTCACTCCGGTTCGTCAAGTCAATTACTCAGTTGAGCCTAGTAGCCTTAGAGAGGGAAGTAAACAAGAGAAGCTTATTTTGGAAATCTGGACCGATGGCTCGGTATCTCCGATAGAGGCAATTAGCCAGAGTGCAGCTGTACTAATAGAGCAGTTTGGTTGTTTCCGCGAACTGACCAAAGCCATTACTCAAGCGGGAGCCGAGGTAGTGTGGCAACGGCTGATTCCACCAGAGCAATACTTGATGCCTCTGGATCAGTTGCATCTATCCACACATACCTATAACAGCTTAAGAAGAGGTGGTGTTACCACGTTGGGCCAGATTTTGGAAAGAGGCCTCGATGGTTTATGTGCCTTAGCTGGTTTCGGTGCCAAATCTAGAGAGGAAGTAGAGGCAGCTCTTAAACTGCTTAACTTGCCTTTTATCCCCGAGGCTAAGGAGAAAAAGGAGAAGAAGAGAGCATCAAGCGCTTCGGCTTCTGAGCAAACCGAAAGTGCTGAAGAAATTGAAGGGAAGACTACAGATTGA
- a CDS encoding 50S ribosomal protein L24 has translation MKVRKNDTVLVIAGKDRGKKGKVRKALPKNDKVIVEGVNMIKRHSRARGAARQAGIIELEAPLDVSNVMLVCNKCNKPARVGIRFLEDGRKARICRSCHEVID, from the coding sequence ATGAAGGTTAGAAAGAATGATACGGTTCTTGTTATTGCCGGCAAAGACAGGGGGAAGAAGGGTAAGGTACGAAAGGCTTTGCCTAAGAACGACAAGGTGATAGTTGAAGGTGTTAATATGATTAAGCGTCATTCCCGAGCTCGCGGCGCAGCTAGGCAGGCTGGCATAATTGAGCTAGAAGCACCGCTCGACGTATCAAATGTCATGTTAGTTTGCAATAAATGTAACAAGCCGGCTCGGGTTGGCATCCGTTTTCTTGAGGATGGTAGAAAAGCGCGAATTTGTCGCTCCTGTCATGAAGTGATTGACTAA
- a CDS encoding 50S ribosomal protein L17 has product MRHRIAGRKLSRPTAHRWALYRNLVADLVKYEKIVTTEAKAKEIRSLAEKMITLGKEGNLASRRRALAFVTDKKLVDKIFNELAPRYVERPGGYTRIVKLGRRVGDGARLAQIEMVE; this is encoded by the coding sequence TTGAGACATCGTATAGCTGGACGAAAACTGAGTAGGCCTACGGCGCACCGTTGGGCACTGTACCGTAACTTGGTGGCTGATTTGGTTAAATACGAGAAAATTGTCACTACAGAGGCAAAGGCGAAGGAGATTCGGAGTCTGGCCGAGAAGATGATCACTCTGGGAAAAGAGGGCAATCTTGCTTCTCGGCGTCGGGCTCTGGCTTTTGTTACTGATAAGAAGCTTGTTGACAAGATATTTAACGAGCTTGCGCCCAGGTATGTGGAACGTCCCGGTGGATATACGCGGATAGTCAAATTGGGACGCCGAGTCGGTGATGGAGCGCGGCTGGCTCAGATTGAGATGGTAGAATAA
- the rpsH gene encoding 30S ribosomal protein S8, producing MVTDPIADMLTRIRNAIMAHHESVLMPASRIKLSIAKILKDEGFITDYTVLKGKPQRVIKISLKYINERPALAGLERVSKPGLRLYVGRKEIPRVYGGLGVAVLSTSKGVMTGQDAWRRNLGGELLCYVW from the coding sequence ATGGTAACTGACCCAATTGCTGATATGTTAACTCGAATTCGCAACGCAATCATGGCGCACCATGAAAGTGTGCTCATGCCAGCGTCCAGGATTAAGCTCTCTATCGCCAAAATACTCAAAGATGAGGGCTTTATAACTGATTATACTGTTCTCAAGGGTAAGCCACAACGAGTGATTAAGATATCCTTAAAGTATATAAATGAACGTCCTGCCCTTGCAGGTTTAGAAAGGGTTAGTAAGCCAGGTCTTAGACTATATGTTGGCCGTAAGGAGATTCCCCGTGTCTATGGTGGGCTTGGTGTTGCTGTTTTGTCTACTTCCAAAGGGGTTATGACTGGCCAGGATGCATGGCGTCGAAATCTCGGTGGTGAATTGTTATGTTATGTTTGGTAA
- a CDS encoding 30S ribosomal protein S5, which translates to MKAIKKLIEEKTKVDASELDLSEKLVSLNRVTKVVKGGKRLRFRALVVVGDGNGHVGVGLGKAKEVPEAIRKAGVTARKRLCKITMSGATIPHEVMAKSGAAKVLLKPASPGTGVIAGGSVRSVLEAAGIKDVLSKSLGSSNPVNVVRATALALASLKNPEEAVARRKAELEIKEAELSG; encoded by the coding sequence ATGAAAGCGATTAAGAAACTAATTGAAGAGAAAACCAAAGTTGATGCTAGCGAGCTCGACCTTAGTGAAAAGCTAGTGTCACTTAACCGGGTAACTAAGGTTGTCAAAGGTGGTAAGCGACTTCGTTTTAGGGCTCTAGTAGTTGTTGGTGATGGAAACGGACATGTGGGGGTTGGCTTAGGCAAGGCCAAGGAGGTACCGGAAGCAATTCGCAAGGCTGGTGTTACAGCTCGGAAGAGGCTTTGCAAGATAACTATGTCAGGGGCTACTATACCACATGAGGTTATGGCTAAGTCAGGAGCGGCGAAGGTATTGCTTAAACCAGCGTCGCCTGGGACTGGAGTCATCGCTGGTGGCAGTGTTCGCTCAGTGCTTGAAGCTGCAGGTATAAAGGATGTCCTTAGCAAGTCTCTAGGTAGCTCTAATCCTGTTAATGTAGTTAGAGCGACTGCGTTGGCTTTAGCTAGCCTTAAGAACCCTGAGGAGGCGGTAGCAAGGCGCAAAGCTGAGCTTGAGATTAAGGAGGCTGAGTTAAGTGGCTAA
- the rpmD gene encoding 50S ribosomal protein L30, with amino-acid sequence MAKLRIKWIKSDIGYAKEQKRTLRALGFHRLHETVEHEDSPPVRGMIVKVNHLVKVEVITDAAA; translated from the coding sequence GTGGCTAAGCTGCGTATCAAATGGATAAAGAGCGATATTGGCTATGCCAAGGAGCAAAAGCGAACCTTGAGAGCCCTAGGTTTTCATCGCCTTCATGAAACGGTGGAGCATGAAGATTCTCCTCCGGTTAGAGGTATGATAGTTAAAGTCAATCATTTAGTTAAAGTGGAAGTGATCACCGATGCAGCAGCATAA
- a CDS encoding 50S ribosomal protein L15 — translation MQQHNLRPPAGAKHKRKRVGRGDGSGHGSYSGRGCKGQKSRSGGGVRLGFEGGQLPLIKRLPRKRGFVNIFKAEYSIVNVGDLKVFSPNAEITPKELLEVGLIKSFRYPVKVLGDGDIDRPLVVKANKFSAAAEKKIVAAGGKVEGI, via the coding sequence ATGCAGCAGCATAACCTAAGGCCCCCAGCAGGTGCCAAGCACAAGAGAAAACGCGTGGGGCGTGGCGATGGCAGCGGGCATGGTAGTTATTCAGGACGAGGCTGTAAAGGGCAGAAATCTCGTTCTGGGGGTGGAGTTCGCCTCGGTTTTGAGGGAGGGCAACTACCCTTAATTAAGCGTTTGCCTCGGAAACGCGGTTTCGTTAATATATTTAAAGCTGAGTACAGCATCGTTAATGTGGGCGATCTGAAAGTGTTTTCTCCTAATGCTGAGATTACTCCAAAAGAGTTACTTGAAGTTGGACTGATTAAGTCTTTTAGGTATCCGGTTAAGGTTCTCGGCGACGGTGACATCGATCGTCCGCTTGTAGTAAAGGCTAACAAATTCTCTGCCGCTGCTGAAAAGAAGATCGTGGCTGCTGGTGGAAAAGTGGAGGGTATTTAA
- the secY gene encoding preprotein translocase subunit SecY — translation MQQVSGRPRLIQALLDAFSLPDLRRRLLFTVGMLVVFRFIAHVPMPGVDLAALQKLFEQNQLLGMLDLFSGGAMRNFSVAAMGVYPYITASIVMQLLVPVIPQLRALSQEGESGRRRINQFTHWLTVPLAALQGYAQLALLRSQGAIGQATALPTIAIILSLTAGTVFLVWLGELITERGIGNGVSIIIFGGIVAGLPEMVGRGLIARENMVGLIAFLIVGLAMVALIVIFTEGHRRIPVQYARTAFRGARMYRQTGSTHIPLRVNTAGMIPLIFAMSLMIFPGTIASYFASPQGQDPNFASTIMRWFDPSTPLPVGLFYWVLYFLMVVAFAFFYTMVIFEQMDLGRTLQRQGGFVPGVRPGNPTTDYLNKVISRITWGGALFLAFVAVMPFLVREMTDVAVLTLSSTGILIVVGVALDTMKQIEAQLTMRRYEGFLR, via the coding sequence ATGCAGCAAGTGTCAGGTAGACCACGTCTTATTCAAGCATTGCTTGATGCCTTTTCCCTTCCAGATTTGAGACGGCGTCTACTTTTCACTGTAGGAATGCTGGTAGTTTTTCGCTTCATAGCTCATGTTCCCATGCCTGGTGTGGACCTCGCTGCGCTACAAAAGCTTTTTGAGCAAAATCAACTTTTGGGCATGCTTGACCTGTTTAGTGGCGGGGCTATGAGGAACTTCAGCGTGGCGGCTATGGGAGTTTATCCCTATATAACTGCTTCCATCGTTATGCAGTTATTAGTCCCGGTTATTCCCCAACTTAGGGCATTATCTCAAGAAGGGGAATCTGGGAGGCGTAGGATTAATCAATTTACTCACTGGTTAACTGTACCTTTGGCAGCTCTTCAGGGTTATGCTCAGTTGGCGCTGCTGCGCAGCCAGGGCGCGATTGGTCAAGCCACAGCATTGCCTACCATAGCTATAATACTGTCGCTGACAGCTGGGACAGTCTTTCTTGTCTGGCTTGGTGAGTTGATAACTGAGCGAGGTATTGGAAATGGTGTGTCCATAATAATCTTTGGCGGCATTGTGGCTGGTTTGCCGGAAATGGTCGGTCGTGGCCTTATTGCCAGAGAGAACATGGTCGGCCTGATCGCCTTTCTTATTGTTGGCTTGGCCATGGTGGCGCTTATAGTTATATTTACAGAGGGGCATCGACGTATCCCAGTGCAATATGCACGAACTGCCTTCCGTGGGGCTCGCATGTATCGCCAAACGGGTTCAACCCATATTCCTCTTCGGGTGAATACTGCCGGGATGATACCCCTCATCTTTGCTATGTCGCTGATGATTTTCCCAGGAACGATAGCCAGTTATTTTGCTAGCCCACAGGGGCAGGATCCGAATTTTGCCAGCACAATTATGAGGTGGTTCGACCCCAGTACACCTCTCCCCGTGGGCTTGTTTTACTGGGTGCTTTATTTCTTGATGGTGGTAGCTTTTGCCTTTTTCTATACCATGGTGATATTTGAGCAGATGGATTTGGGGCGGACTTTACAGCGCCAAGGAGGCTTTGTCCCAGGTGTTCGCCCTGGTAACCCCACGACTGATTACCTTAACAAAGTCATTAGCCGCATAACCTGGGGTGGGGCTCTCTTTTTGGCTTTTGTGGCGGTGATGCCGTTCCTGGTTCGAGAAATGACAGATGTTGCTGTGCTGACTTTATCTAGCACTGGTATTCTTATCGTTGTGGGTGTGGCTTTAGATACCATGAAACAAATAGAAGCACAGCTGACAATGCGCCGCTATGAAGGTTTCCTTAGGTAA
- a CDS encoding 50S ribosomal protein L18: MAVKTDTRLARKRRHVRVRAKLSGTATRPRLCVFRSLKHIYAQVVDDSIGQTLVSASSLDSEIRDKITGKRKTESAELVGSLVAQRTLNKGIKQISFDRGGYKYHGRVKDLAEAARKAGLDF, encoded by the coding sequence TTGGCGGTTAAAACAGATACAAGATTGGCGCGAAAGCGACGTCACGTTCGGGTTAGAGCCAAGTTAAGCGGTACAGCGACGAGGCCAAGGCTTTGCGTCTTTCGCAGCTTGAAGCATATTTATGCTCAGGTTGTAGATGATTCTATTGGGCAGACGCTGGTTTCGGCGAGCAGTTTGGATTCAGAGATAAGGGACAAAATCACAGGAAAGAGAAAAACGGAAAGCGCTGAGCTGGTTGGTTCCCTTGTGGCTCAGCGTACCTTGAATAAGGGGATTAAACAGATATCTTTTGACAGAGGCGGCTATAAGTATCATGGACGAGTTAAAGATTTGGCGGAAGCTGCCAGGAAAGCTGGCCTAGACTTTTGA
- a CDS encoding type Z 30S ribosomal protein S14, with protein MAKLSKVLKSERPPKYRVQQRNRCKLCGRPRAYIRKFGLCRICFRQLALKGEIPGVRKSSW; from the coding sequence ATGGCAAAGTTATCCAAAGTTTTGAAATCGGAACGCCCTCCGAAGTACAGGGTGCAGCAACGGAATAGATGCAAATTGTGCGGCAGGCCGCGTGCCTATATACGCAAATTTGGTCTGTGTCGTATTTGTTTTCGGCAGCTGGCTTTAAAAGGTGAAATTCCTGGAGTTAGAAAATCAAGCTGGTGA
- the infA gene encoding translation initiation factor IF-1 — protein sequence MPKKEAIEVEGTVIESLPNATFRVELANGHEVLAHISGKMRKHYIRILPADKVLVELSPYDLSRGRITYRFK from the coding sequence ATGCCTAAGAAGGAAGCAATAGAGGTTGAAGGCACAGTGATTGAATCTTTACCTAATGCTACGTTTCGTGTAGAGCTGGCTAATGGGCATGAGGTTTTAGCTCATATTTCGGGTAAGATGAGGAAACATTACATTAGAATTTTACCGGCAGACAAAGTATTAGTGGAGCTTTCGCCTTACGATTTGAGTCGGGGGAGAATTACTTATCGGTTCAAGTAA
- the map gene encoding type I methionyl aminopeptidase: protein MTVIKSLGEVAIMRQAGRIVATTLQRLKEEIKPGIKTSHLDSVATSELKKYGAKASFKGYRGFPAYLCVSVNDEIVHGIPGERRLSDGDIVSLDFGAIVDGFHGDGAITVGVGRISSKAKELIAVTEAALMVGIRAACNGAYLGDVSAAIQNYVETRGFSVVREYSGHGVGRDLHEDPLVPNFGSPGEGPRLRKGMTLAVEPMVTAGDWRTRLAENRWTVLTADGSLAAHFEHTIAISEDEAEILTLL from the coding sequence ATGACTGTGATAAAGTCACTAGGGGAAGTGGCTATTATGCGTCAGGCTGGAAGAATTGTAGCGACAACTTTACAAAGATTGAAGGAAGAAATAAAACCAGGGATTAAGACCAGCCACCTTGACTCAGTAGCTACAAGCGAACTGAAGAAATATGGGGCTAAAGCTTCTTTTAAGGGTTATCGAGGCTTCCCTGCATACCTATGTGTTTCGGTGAATGATGAGATTGTTCATGGTATTCCCGGAGAACGGCGGCTGAGTGATGGTGATATTGTCTCCCTGGACTTTGGAGCGATCGTTGATGGCTTCCATGGTGATGGAGCGATAACGGTTGGGGTGGGTAGAATTAGTTCTAAAGCCAAGGAACTCATAGCGGTTACCGAAGCCGCCTTGATGGTTGGAATAAGGGCGGCATGTAATGGTGCTTACCTAGGAGATGTTTCGGCAGCTATCCAGAACTATGTTGAAACAAGGGGATTTTCTGTGGTTCGGGAGTATTCGGGGCATGGGGTAGGTAGAGACTTGCATGAAGACCCCTTGGTGCCCAACTTTGGCTCGCCTGGTGAAGGCCCCCGTTTAAGAAAGGGCATGACTTTGGCAGTGGAGCCGATGGTGACTGCTGGAGACTGGCGGACGCGGCTTGCTGAGAACAGATGGACGGTGCTTACTGCAGATGGCAGCCTCGCCGCACATTTCGAGCATACTATTGCTATTAGCGAAGATGAAGCAGAGATATTGACTCTATTATAA
- the rpsM gene encoding 30S ribosomal protein S13: MARIAGVDIPKDKKVGISLQYIYGIGPNLSRRILSSSGVNPDTKVKDLSEQEVSRIREIIDKEYKVEGGLRKEVNLNIKRLIEIGSYRGLRHRRGLPVRGQRTRTNARTKRGLRKTVAGRGQRRGTAKK; encoded by the coding sequence ATGGCACGTATCGCTGGTGTTGACATTCCGAAAGATAAAAAAGTAGGGATTTCTTTACAGTATATATATGGCATCGGTCCTAATTTAAGCCGTCGGATTCTGTCTTCCAGTGGTGTAAATCCTGATACTAAGGTAAAGGACCTTAGCGAGCAGGAGGTTAGCCGTATTCGTGAGATTATCGATAAAGAGTATAAAGTAGAAGGCGGACTTCGAAAGGAAGTTAATCTTAATATTAAGCGACTTATTGAAATCGGCAGTTATCGAGGCCTCAGGCATCGTCGCGGATTGCCGGTTCGAGGGCAGCGGACACGAACTAATGCTCGGACCAAGCGAGGACTTCGTAAGACAGTGGCTGGCCGCGGACAAAGGCGTGGAACGGCTAAGAAATAA
- a CDS encoding adenylate kinase: MFLVFLGAPGAGKGTQAAIISRKLGLAHIASGDLFRQAVEKGTKLGKSVKAYMDKGALVPDAVTIQLISERLNEPDCKVGCVFDGFPRTIEQAKALDKMLIGRARSIDKAIYIEVPDRELLKRLSGRWICRKCQAPYHEVASPPKVPGKCDKCGGELYQRSDDNEETVKERLKVYFAQTTPVLDYYKKAGKLVTVDGKLGIEEVSEEIIDVLGPKLVKAE; encoded by the coding sequence ATGTTTTTGGTTTTTCTCGGTGCTCCAGGGGCAGGTAAAGGGACTCAAGCAGCTATAATTTCACGAAAATTGGGATTAGCTCACATAGCTTCAGGTGACCTTTTTAGACAGGCAGTAGAGAAAGGAACCAAGCTGGGGAAATCAGTCAAAGCTTATATGGATAAAGGTGCCCTGGTTCCTGATGCAGTTACAATTCAGCTAATCTCAGAGCGACTGAATGAACCTGATTGTAAAGTAGGCTGTGTTTTTGATGGCTTTCCGCGAACTATCGAGCAGGCCAAGGCGCTTGACAAGATGTTAATCGGTCGTGCAAGGAGCATCGACAAAGCGATATACATCGAGGTGCCTGATAGGGAGCTGTTAAAACGCCTTAGTGGGCGCTGGATATGCCGCAAGTGCCAGGCACCTTACCATGAGGTGGCTTCGCCGCCAAAAGTTCCGGGGAAGTGCGATAAATGTGGTGGCGAGTTATATCAGCGCTCGGACGATAATGAGGAGACGGTAAAAGAGCGACTGAAAGTCTATTTTGCTCAGACTACCCCTGTCCTTGATTATTACAAGAAAGCAGGCAAGCTTGTTACAGTGGATGGTAAGCTCGGCATAGAGGAGGTATCCGAGGAGATAATTGATGTTCTCGGGCCCAAGTTGGTGAAGGCCGAATGA
- the rplN gene encoding 50S ribosomal protein L14 has translation MIQPYTRLKVADNTGARQIMCINVPGGTRRRYATVGDVVVGAVKRAIPGGVVKKGEVVRAVVVRIAKQHHRPDGSYIRFDDNAAVILDDKNNPRGTRIFGPVARELRDKNFMKIISLAPEVL, from the coding sequence ATGATTCAGCCTTATACTAGACTTAAAGTAGCAGATAATACTGGAGCTCGGCAGATTATGTGCATCAACGTGCCTGGTGGCACGCGGAGAAGATATGCTACTGTTGGCGATGTTGTTGTCGGCGCAGTAAAGCGGGCCATACCCGGTGGCGTGGTGAAAAAGGGCGAAGTAGTTCGGGCGGTGGTTGTGCGCATAGCTAAACAGCATCATCGCCCGGATGGCTCTTATATTAGATTTGATGACAATGCCGCGGTTATCTTGGATGATAAAAACAATCCTAGAGGCACTCGCATTTTTGGTCCGGTAGCTAGAGAGCTCCGAGATAAGAATTTTATGAAGATAATATCGTTGGCTCCTGAGGTTCTGTGA
- the rplE gene encoding 50S ribosomal protein L5, with protein MSRLKEKYEKEVVPELMRKFGYENVMQVPRLNKIVLNIGLGEAIQNPKALEGAEKDLVAISGQHPVITRAKKSIAAFKLRAGMPIGMMVTLRGRRMYDFFDKLVSVVLARIRDFQGISRDSFDGEGNYTLGIKEQVVFPEIDYDKVDKLRGFEIIIVTTATNNEEGRSLLESLGMPFRRS; from the coding sequence ATGTCACGGTTGAAGGAAAAGTATGAGAAAGAAGTAGTGCCTGAACTAATGCGTAAGTTTGGGTATGAGAATGTGATGCAGGTGCCGAGGCTTAATAAAATCGTGCTAAATATCGGTTTGGGCGAAGCGATACAAAATCCTAAGGCTTTAGAAGGAGCTGAGAAGGATTTGGTGGCTATTTCGGGGCAGCATCCGGTAATAACGCGAGCCAAGAAGTCTATCGCTGCTTTTAAACTCAGAGCCGGCATGCCTATTGGTATGATGGTGACATTGCGGGGCAGGCGAATGTACGACTTCTTTGATAAGCTCGTCAGTGTTGTTTTGGCACGGATCAGAGATTTTCAGGGAATATCGCGCGATTCGTTTGATGGTGAAGGCAACTATACCTTAGGAATTAAGGAGCAGGTGGTTTTTCCTGAGATTGATTATGATAAAGTGGATAAGCTGCGGGGGTTTGAAATAATTATCGTTACTACTGCAACTAACAACGAAGAAGGCAGGAGCTTGCTCGAGTCTCTAGGTATGCCTTTTAGAAGGAGTTAA
- the rpsD gene encoding 30S ribosomal protein S4 — protein sequence MGRYTQANCRLCRRVGDKLMLKGDRCFTSKCALERRDTPPGYRGIAKKRRAKKSDRGLQLQEKQKARYTYGLLERQFRKFFAEAERLPGITGENLLILFERRLDNVVYRLGFASSRSQARQLVCHGHFLLNSRKTDIPSCLVKPGDAIAWRESSTRTEYYKTLVQEIEGRTVPGWLALDKQKLVGQIVNLPTAEDIEVKFDEKAIVEYYSR from the coding sequence ATGGGAAGGTATACACAGGCTAACTGTCGTTTGTGTCGTCGTGTTGGCGACAAATTAATGCTCAAGGGAGATAGGTGTTTTACCTCAAAGTGTGCTTTGGAGCGCAGGGATACCCCCCCTGGGTATAGGGGTATCGCAAAAAAGCGGCGCGCAAAGAAATCTGACCGTGGGCTTCAGTTGCAGGAAAAGCAGAAGGCTCGCTATACTTACGGACTTTTGGAAAGACAATTCCGCAAATTCTTTGCTGAAGCGGAAAGGCTTCCTGGCATAACTGGTGAGAACCTCTTAATTCTGTTTGAGAGACGGTTAGATAATGTGGTTTACCGGTTGGGCTTTGCTAGCTCACGCTCTCAAGCCAGACAGCTGGTTTGCCATGGTCACTTTCTCTTAAATAGCCGCAAGACAGATATCCCCTCTTGTCTGGTGAAGCCCGGTGATGCTATTGCTTGGCGAGAAAGCAGTACTAGAACTGAATATTACAAAACCCTGGTTCAAGAAATTGAGGGCAGAACTGTTCCCGGTTGGTTGGCATTGGACAAACAAAAACTGGTCGGTCAAATCGTCAACTTGCCGACGGCTGAAGATATTGAAGTTAAGTTTGATGAAAAAGCTATCGTTGAATACTATTCCCGATAA
- the rpmJ gene encoding 50S ribosomal protein L36: MKVRSSVKRRCDKCKIIRRRGVVRVICQNPKHKQRQG, translated from the coding sequence ATGAAAGTACGATCTTCTGTTAAACGTCGTTGTGATAAATGCAAGATTATCAGACGCCGCGGAGTAGTTCGGGTTATTTGTCAGAACCCTAAGCATAAGCAGCGTCAAGGATAA
- a CDS encoding 50S ribosomal protein L6 — protein sequence MSRIGLLPIPVPQGVKVDVKGNEVTVEGSKGKMARSFHPDISITFKDGNLVVARPTDNRNHRALHGLTRSLLANMVEGVTKGFEKVIELSGVGYRAQKAGNKLSLQIGFSNTVDFSPPDGIEIVVEGTNRVRIIGIDKELVGEAAAQIRAIRPVDSYKGKGIKYAGERLRLKPGKAGKAALKG from the coding sequence ATGTCTCGAATAGGATTGTTGCCTATACCTGTGCCTCAAGGTGTCAAGGTAGATGTTAAGGGCAATGAAGTGACTGTGGAGGGAAGTAAAGGTAAGATGGCGCGCTCATTTCACCCCGATATTTCCATTACGTTTAAGGATGGAAACCTAGTAGTGGCGCGACCTACTGATAATAGGAATCATCGTGCCTTACACGGTTTGACTCGGAGCCTTTTGGCTAACATGGTTGAGGGCGTAACCAAAGGTTTTGAAAAGGTTATAGAGTTGAGTGGTGTTGGTTACCGAGCACAGAAAGCAGGGAATAAGCTATCGCTGCAAATTGGGTTCAGCAATACGGTAGATTTTTCCCCACCAGATGGTATAGAGATTGTCGTGGAAGGGACAAACCGTGTTCGGATTATCGGTATTGATAAGGAGCTTGTGGGTGAAGCAGCGGCTCAAATTAGAGCTATACGGCCTGTGGATTCTTACAAAGGCAAGGGTATCAAGTATGCTGGTGAGAGGCTCCGTCTCAAACCAGGCAAAGCGGGCAAAGCAGCGCTGAAAGGATAA